The Lentzea guizhouensis genome contains a region encoding:
- a CDS encoding UDP-glucose dehydrogenase family protein, protein MFVRRIAVVGTGYVGLTTGACLASLGHRVVCADVDEAKVDRLSRGEVDILEPGLADLVSGGLASGRLSFVVGASAAVADAEVVFLCVPTPMGVGGIADLQAVESVVDETRDLLPSGCVIVNKSTVPVGTAVRTAELLRRDDVAVVSNPEFLREGSAVHDFLNPDRIVVGCDQQDAAERVAALYARLGAPTVLTDAASAELVKYAANCFLAMKLSYVNAVAELCERLGANITDVTEGMGYDKRIGQSFLSPGPGWGGSCLPKDTHAMLQAADAADFEFRLLRATIDTNERQRTRMVEKVRLAVTGKRGGSLSHVRLGLLGLTFKAGTDDLRDSPALAVAALLKQAGAELVGYDPALAGGTDLGSVSVVDDAYQAAKDVDALVVLTEWPDFRSLDWARLAETVRQPVVVDTRNILDPDVIRRAGFTCTSLGRP, encoded by the coding sequence ATGTTCGTCAGAAGGATCGCCGTCGTCGGCACCGGCTACGTCGGCCTGACCACGGGCGCGTGTCTCGCGTCACTGGGGCACCGCGTGGTGTGCGCGGACGTCGACGAGGCGAAGGTCGACCGGCTCTCGCGCGGCGAGGTCGACATCCTCGAACCGGGCCTCGCTGACCTGGTGAGCGGCGGCCTGGCCTCGGGCAGGCTCTCGTTCGTCGTCGGCGCGTCGGCCGCGGTCGCCGACGCCGAGGTCGTGTTCCTCTGCGTGCCGACGCCGATGGGCGTGGGCGGCATCGCCGACCTGCAGGCCGTGGAGTCCGTTGTGGACGAGACCCGCGACCTGCTGCCGTCGGGCTGCGTGATCGTGAACAAGTCGACCGTGCCCGTGGGCACCGCCGTGCGCACCGCGGAGCTGTTGCGCCGCGACGACGTGGCCGTCGTGTCGAACCCGGAGTTCCTCCGCGAGGGCTCCGCCGTGCACGACTTCCTGAACCCGGACCGCATCGTCGTCGGCTGCGACCAGCAGGACGCCGCCGAGCGCGTGGCGGCCCTGTACGCCCGCCTGGGCGCACCGACTGTGCTGACCGACGCGGCCTCGGCCGAGCTGGTCAAGTACGCGGCGAACTGCTTCCTGGCCATGAAGCTCTCCTACGTCAACGCGGTCGCGGAGCTGTGCGAGCGGCTCGGCGCCAACATCACCGACGTCACCGAGGGCATGGGCTACGACAAGCGCATCGGCCAGTCGTTCCTCTCGCCCGGCCCCGGCTGGGGCGGCTCGTGCCTGCCCAAGGACACGCACGCGATGCTCCAGGCCGCCGACGCCGCCGACTTCGAGTTCCGCCTGCTGCGCGCCACGATCGACACCAACGAACGCCAGCGCACCCGGATGGTCGAGAAGGTCCGCCTGGCCGTCACCGGCAAGCGCGGCGGCTCGCTCTCGCACGTCCGCCTCGGGCTGCTGGGGCTCACGTTCAAGGCGGGCACGGACGACCTGCGCGACTCGCCGGCGCTGGCGGTGGCGGCGCTGCTGAAGCAGGCCGGAGCTGAGCTCGTGGGGTACGACCCGGCGCTGGCCGGGGGCACGGACCTGGGGTCGGTGTCCGTTGTGGACGACGCTTATCAGGCGGCGAAGGACGTGGACGCGCTTGTGGTGCTGACCGAGTGGCCGGACTTCCGCTCGCTGGACTGGGCTCGGTTGGCTGAGACCGTCCGGCAGCCGGTGGTTGTGGACACGCGGAACATCCTGGATCCGGATGTCATTCGGCGGGCGGGGTTCACGTGCACGTCGTTGGGGCGGCCCTGA
- a CDS encoding glycosyltransferase family 4 protein produces the protein MSAPHVLIIVQNLPVPLDRRVWLECRALTAAGYEVSVICPKGPGDPAYQLLDGVHIYKYATPPQAEGALGYAWEFLYCWVRTALLSVKVRARRPFDVMQACNPPDTYWALALLWRLGGVKFVFDHHDLNPEVFLSRFGEPAGFAGKLQYRVLKWLERRTFRTANRVTSTNTSYQKIAWTRGDVPVEHTTVVRSGPDTTVMRPVEGVDELRRGGKHLVAYLGIMGPQDGVDGVLEVARRVVFDHGRSDVRFALLGFGDCLEDLKKQSTAWGLDPYVEFTGRVGPEQITRYLSTAAVGLGPDPLSPLNDVSTMNKTMEYMAYALPVLSYRLTETVVSAGECAVYVEPGDVEKFTTSLLDLLDDAERRARLGFEGRRRCEAVLDWRPQAEAYVSVFDGLTGFVSRGPFPDGRPELAAGTDQWGNKMIDVSDDAVLRAFAVNRTGE, from the coding sequence GTGAGCGCACCGCACGTGTTGATCATCGTGCAGAACCTGCCGGTGCCACTGGATCGGCGGGTGTGGCTCGAGTGCCGTGCGCTGACCGCGGCCGGCTACGAGGTCTCGGTCATCTGCCCCAAGGGACCGGGTGACCCCGCATACCAGCTGCTCGACGGGGTGCACATCTACAAGTACGCCACGCCGCCGCAGGCCGAGGGCGCGCTGGGCTACGCCTGGGAGTTCCTGTACTGCTGGGTGCGCACCGCGTTGCTGAGCGTGAAGGTGCGGGCGCGCCGGCCGTTCGACGTGATGCAGGCGTGCAACCCGCCGGACACCTACTGGGCGCTCGCGCTGCTGTGGCGGCTCGGCGGCGTGAAGTTCGTCTTCGACCACCACGACCTCAACCCCGAGGTCTTCCTGTCCCGCTTCGGCGAGCCGGCCGGGTTCGCGGGCAAGCTGCAGTACCGGGTCTTGAAGTGGCTGGAGCGCCGCACGTTCCGCACGGCGAACCGGGTGACCTCGACCAACACCTCGTACCAGAAGATCGCCTGGACGCGCGGTGACGTGCCCGTGGAGCACACCACGGTCGTCCGCTCGGGCCCGGACACGACGGTCATGCGGCCGGTCGAGGGCGTGGACGAGCTGCGCCGCGGTGGCAAGCATCTGGTGGCCTACCTCGGCATCATGGGCCCGCAGGACGGTGTGGACGGCGTGCTGGAGGTCGCGCGGCGGGTCGTGTTCGACCACGGCCGCAGCGATGTCCGCTTCGCCCTGCTCGGCTTCGGTGACTGCCTGGAGGACCTGAAGAAGCAGTCCACGGCGTGGGGCCTCGACCCGTACGTCGAGTTCACCGGCCGGGTCGGTCCCGAGCAGATCACCCGCTACCTGTCGACGGCCGCCGTGGGCCTCGGCCCGGACCCGCTGTCGCCGCTGAACGACGTGTCCACCATGAACAAGACGATGGAGTACATGGCCTACGCGTTGCCGGTGCTGTCCTACCGGCTGACCGAGACCGTGGTCTCGGCCGGTGAGTGCGCCGTCTACGTCGAGCCGGGTGACGTGGAGAAGTTCACGACGTCGCTGCTCGACCTGCTCGACGACGCGGAACGGCGCGCGCGGCTCGGCTTCGAGGGCCGCCGCCGCTGCGAGGCCGTGCTGGACTGGCGCCCGCAGGCTGAGGCGTACGTCTCGGTCTTCGACGGACTCACCGGATTTGTGTCGCGCGGACCGTTCCCGGACGGTAGACCTGAACTGGCCGCCGGCACCGACCAGTGGGGCAACAAGATGATCGACGTGAGCGACGACGCCGTTCTCCGCGCGTTCGCCGTGAACCGAACGGGAGAATGA